From Streptomyces griseorubiginosus, one genomic window encodes:
- a CDS encoding glycoside hydrolase family 2 TIM barrel-domain containing protein, with product MPHPYLPAPISRRRLLEGGAAVLGALALSSGPLAGRGHAADGSPEWNGAIDLFRVGTEPPHSTLMPYATVGQALAADRTRSPYRLSLDGKWKFAYADRPADRDTDFYRTDVDDRDWDTIPVPSAWQVHGYDFPIYINITYPWWGPNGLGEEAQPPAAPTRYNPVGQYRRTFTVPKDWSGRRTFLHFEGVKSAHYVWINGELVGYHEDSYTPAEYDITPHLKPGTNHIAVEVYRYSDGDWLEDQDMIRLSGIFRSVYLYSTPAVHLRDFKLDTPLGDDHTSAALSVTASVRDYAGDNAGRYTVETQLYDSGGHAVWSRPLQQAVTLNAGDETTVQASKAVPSPKLWSAEHPNLYTAVLRLRDPAGKVIETLSHRVGLREFALKDGLMRINGKPVSFRGTNRHEMHPDRGTALTRADLVKDITIIKRLNINSVRTSHYPNNPQWLELADEYGLYLVDETNLETHGIRGEYPGNHPDWSRACVARAQNMVHRDKNHASVVIWSLGNEAGGGSTFVNMRDWIKSYDTTRVVQYEGDDRPTISDIRSEMYDSPARVEQHAKNTADTRPYVMIEYCHAMGNSNGNFKKYWDIIRRYPVLQGGWIWDFVDQSLTERVPVRQLLTESGPGALRGEVLPASARFDRDKGVSGATVFARDPRLDLTGSLTLEAWFTPKVTGYHQPVIAKGDTQYALKQSGKTLEFFIYGGGQWITASWTVPDDWTGREHHVAGVFDATAGTLTLHVDGQVRAARTTTQKPSSNTAPLALAVDVDNPTREFSGTIRKARVYGRALSTAELASDGRGPGDEGVRFWFDAATVGLTEKRPDQKTFFAFGGDWGDNPNDGAFVADGIVTADRGHTGKAAEVKRIYQTVQASWAPGGTAVTLTNENLFTNLREFEGSWTLSADGKVVQRGKLTRDQLNVAPLASKDITVPYKLPNTPAPGTEYFLRLSFTTREPTPWARAGFEVAAQQLALDAGSPAVTPGPLAKVPALTYQDASGQVAVTGEDFSVVVDKGTGTITSYRAHGTRLLTSGPVPNFWRAPTDNDHGNGQHTRNQTWRDAGANRKVTDVGVRALGDRAVEIKVSGTLPTTTESAYTTTYTVFGNGEIKVDNTLHPGASSLPYIPEVGTILFLPRRLDRLHYYGRGPEENHWDRNNGTDVGLWSGTVAEQWTSYIRPQENGNKTDVRWAALTGRDGVGLLVSGEPLLEVNASHFTPEDLSNGVRHDYQLTPRDAVVLRVNHRQMGVGGDNSWGAHTHDEYKLFANRDYSYTYRLRPLTDVSHATATSRRPTATT from the coding sequence ATGCCCCACCCGTACCTGCCCGCCCCCATCAGCCGCCGGCGCCTGCTGGAGGGAGGGGCGGCCGTCCTGGGAGCCCTCGCCCTCTCCTCCGGCCCCCTGGCCGGCCGCGGCCACGCGGCGGACGGTTCCCCGGAGTGGAACGGCGCCATCGACCTCTTCCGGGTGGGGACCGAGCCCCCGCACTCCACCCTCATGCCGTACGCCACCGTCGGCCAGGCGCTCGCCGCCGACCGCACCCGCTCGCCGTACCGGCTGAGCCTCGACGGCAAGTGGAAGTTCGCCTACGCCGACCGGCCCGCCGACCGCGACACCGATTTCTACCGCACGGATGTCGACGACAGGGACTGGGACACCATTCCCGTCCCCTCGGCATGGCAGGTGCATGGCTACGACTTCCCGATCTACATCAACATCACCTACCCCTGGTGGGGCCCCAACGGCCTGGGCGAGGAGGCCCAGCCGCCGGCCGCGCCCACCCGCTACAACCCCGTGGGGCAGTACCGGCGCACGTTCACCGTCCCGAAGGACTGGTCGGGGCGGCGGACCTTCCTGCACTTCGAGGGCGTCAAGTCGGCGCACTACGTGTGGATCAACGGCGAACTCGTCGGCTACCACGAGGACTCCTACACCCCCGCCGAGTACGACATCACCCCGCACCTGAAGCCGGGCACCAACCACATAGCCGTCGAGGTCTACCGCTACTCCGACGGCGACTGGCTGGAGGACCAGGACATGATCCGGCTGAGCGGCATCTTCCGCTCGGTCTACCTGTACTCCACCCCGGCCGTGCACCTGCGCGACTTCAAGCTGGACACCCCGCTCGGCGACGACCACACCTCCGCCGCACTCTCCGTCACCGCGAGCGTGCGCGACTACGCCGGCGACAACGCGGGCCGCTACACGGTCGAGACGCAGCTCTACGACAGCGGCGGCCACGCCGTCTGGTCCCGGCCGCTCCAGCAGGCCGTAACCCTCAACGCCGGCGACGAGACGACCGTACAGGCGTCGAAGGCCGTGCCGTCCCCCAAACTGTGGTCGGCGGAGCATCCGAACCTGTACACCGCCGTCCTGCGGCTGCGGGATCCCGCCGGCAAGGTGATCGAGACGCTCTCGCACCGGGTCGGACTGAGGGAGTTCGCGCTCAAGGACGGGCTCATGCGCATAAACGGCAAGCCCGTCTCCTTCCGCGGCACCAACCGCCACGAGATGCACCCCGACCGCGGCACCGCGCTCACCCGCGCGGACCTCGTGAAGGACATCACGATCATCAAGCGGCTGAACATCAACTCCGTGCGCACCTCGCACTACCCCAACAACCCGCAGTGGCTCGAACTCGCCGACGAGTACGGCCTCTACCTCGTCGACGAGACCAACCTGGAGACCCACGGCATCCGCGGCGAGTACCCCGGCAACCACCCCGACTGGAGCAGGGCCTGTGTGGCCCGCGCCCAGAACATGGTCCACCGCGACAAGAACCACGCCTCGGTGGTCATCTGGTCGCTGGGCAACGAGGCGGGCGGCGGCAGCACGTTCGTGAACATGCGCGACTGGATCAAGTCGTACGACACCACCCGCGTCGTCCAGTACGAGGGCGACGACCGGCCCACCATCAGCGACATCCGCTCGGAGATGTACGACAGTCCGGCGCGCGTGGAACAGCACGCGAAGAACACCGCCGACACCCGGCCGTACGTGATGATCGAGTACTGCCACGCGATGGGGAACTCCAACGGCAACTTCAAGAAGTACTGGGACATCATCCGCCGCTACCCGGTCCTCCAGGGCGGCTGGATCTGGGACTTCGTCGACCAGTCCCTCACCGAGCGCGTCCCGGTGCGGCAGTTGCTCACCGAGAGCGGCCCGGGCGCGCTGAGGGGTGAAGTCCTGCCCGCGAGCGCCCGGTTCGACCGTGACAAGGGTGTCTCCGGCGCCACGGTCTTCGCCCGCGACCCCCGCCTCGACCTCACCGGCTCGCTCACCCTGGAGGCCTGGTTCACCCCGAAGGTGACGGGCTATCACCAGCCCGTCATCGCCAAGGGCGACACCCAGTACGCCCTCAAACAGTCCGGGAAAACACTGGAGTTCTTCATCTACGGCGGCGGCCAGTGGATCACCGCCTCCTGGACCGTCCCGGACGACTGGACCGGCCGCGAACACCATGTCGCCGGAGTCTTCGACGCGACCGCGGGCACCCTGACCCTCCACGTCGACGGCCAGGTCAGAGCAGCCCGGACCACCACCCAGAAGCCCAGCAGCAACACCGCGCCGCTCGCGCTGGCCGTCGATGTCGACAACCCCACCAGGGAGTTCAGCGGCACGATCAGGAAGGCGCGCGTCTACGGCCGTGCCCTGAGCACCGCCGAACTGGCCTCCGACGGCCGTGGACCGGGTGACGAGGGCGTGCGGTTCTGGTTCGACGCGGCGACCGTGGGGCTCACCGAGAAGCGGCCCGACCAGAAGACCTTCTTCGCGTTCGGCGGCGACTGGGGCGACAACCCCAACGACGGCGCCTTCGTCGCGGACGGCATCGTCACCGCCGACCGCGGCCACACCGGCAAGGCCGCGGAGGTCAAGCGGATCTACCAGACGGTCCAGGCGAGTTGGGCCCCCGGCGGGACGGCGGTGACCCTCACCAACGAGAACCTGTTCACCAACCTCCGTGAATTCGAAGGCAGTTGGACACTCTCCGCCGACGGCAAGGTGGTGCAGCGCGGGAAGCTCACCCGGGACCAGCTCAACGTGGCCCCGCTTGCGAGCAAGGACATCACCGTCCCCTACAAGCTCCCGAACACCCCCGCGCCCGGCACCGAGTACTTCCTCCGGCTCTCCTTCACCACCAGGGAGCCCACGCCCTGGGCCCGCGCGGGCTTCGAGGTGGCCGCGCAGCAGCTCGCCCTGGACGCGGGCAGCCCGGCGGTGACGCCGGGGCCGCTCGCGAAGGTCCCGGCGCTGACGTACCAGGACGCCTCCGGCCAAGTCGCCGTCACCGGCGAGGACTTCTCCGTCGTCGTCGACAAGGGCACCGGCACCATCACGTCGTACCGGGCCCATGGCACGCGGCTGCTGACCTCCGGTCCCGTGCCCAACTTCTGGCGGGCGCCCACCGACAACGACCACGGCAACGGGCAGCACACCCGCAACCAGACCTGGCGCGACGCCGGGGCGAACCGCAAGGTCACCGACGTGGGCGTGCGGGCGCTGGGGGACCGGGCCGTCGAGATCAAGGTGAGCGGCACCCTGCCGACGACCACCGAGTCGGCGTACACCACGACCTACACGGTCTTCGGCAACGGCGAGATCAAGGTGGACAACACCCTGCACCCGGGGGCGAGTTCACTGCCGTACATCCCGGAGGTCGGCACGATCCTGTTCCTGCCGCGCCGGCTCGACCGGCTGCACTACTACGGGCGCGGACCCGAGGAGAACCACTGGGACCGCAACAACGGTACGGACGTGGGCCTTTGGTCCGGAACCGTCGCCGAGCAGTGGACCTCCTACATCCGCCCCCAGGAGAACGGCAACAAGACCGACGTCCGCTGGGCCGCGCTGACCGGCCGCGACGGCGTGGGACTGCTCGTCTCGGGTGAGCCCCTGCTGGAGGTCAACGCCTCGCACTTCA
- a CDS encoding O-acetyl-ADP-ribose deacetylase, whose translation MTTIRLVQGDITRESADAIVNAANSSLLGGGGVDGAIHRRGGPAILADCRRLRAGHYGKGLPTGKAVATTAGALDARWVIHTVGPRYSREEDRSELLASCYRESLRVADELGARTVAFPAVSAGIYGWPIDDAARIAVETVRGTETAVEEVRFVLFDEQAFEAFAQQVG comes from the coding sequence ATGACCACCATCCGACTCGTCCAGGGCGACATCACACGGGAGAGCGCCGACGCGATCGTCAACGCCGCGAACTCCTCCCTCCTCGGCGGGGGAGGAGTCGACGGCGCCATCCACCGACGCGGCGGCCCCGCGATCCTGGCCGACTGCCGCAGGCTGCGCGCCGGGCACTACGGCAAGGGCCTGCCCACCGGCAAGGCCGTCGCCACCACCGCGGGAGCCCTGGACGCGCGCTGGGTGATCCACACCGTCGGTCCCCGGTACAGCCGCGAGGAGGACCGCTCGGAGCTGCTGGCCTCCTGCTACCGCGAGTCCCTGCGCGTCGCCGACGAACTCGGCGCCCGGACGGTCGCCTTCCCGGCCGTCTCCGCCGGCATCTACGGCTGGCCGATCGACGACGCCGCCCGGATCGCGGTGGAGACCGTACGGGGGACGGAGACCGCGGTCGAGGAGGTCCGCTTCGTGCTCTTCGACGAGCAGGCGTTCGAGGCGTTCGCCCAGCAGGTCGGCTGA
- a CDS encoding NAD(P)/FAD-dependent oxidoreductase, protein MFDAVVVGAGPNGLTAAVELARRGFSVAVFEARETVGGGARTEELTLPGFRHDPCSAAHPLGINSPAFRALPLERYGLEWLHAELPMAHPFTDGTAAVLSRSVAETAASFGPRDAGTYRRLVEPFLPKWDTLVRDFMSLPLTALPRDPVTLARFGLLGLPPSTLLMRRFRDERAKTLFAGLVAHVMAPLSGVATGAIGLVFALAAHARGWPVARGGSQSISDALAAYLKDLGGTLHTDYEVKRLDDLPPARAYVFDTSPTALARIAGFGNYYEGYRYGPGVFKVDYALDGPVPWTAKEARSAGTVQIGADSAEIGRALRAASREGRAPDRPFMITVQPSVVDPGRAPAGKHVFWAYGHVPSGWTGDLTDALERQLERFAPGFRDRVLARATAGPPELATRNANYIGGDIGSGAVTGLQIMLRPKLSLFPYGTPHPAVFICSSATPPGPGVHGMSGHNAAKAVWRRLRQET, encoded by the coding sequence ATGTTCGATGCGGTCGTGGTGGGTGCGGGGCCGAACGGACTGACGGCTGCCGTGGAGCTGGCCCGGCGCGGCTTCTCCGTGGCCGTGTTCGAGGCCCGCGAGACCGTGGGCGGAGGCGCCCGCACCGAGGAGCTGACCCTCCCGGGGTTCCGGCACGACCCGTGCTCCGCGGCCCACCCCCTCGGCATCAACTCCCCGGCGTTCCGCGCCCTGCCCCTGGAGCGCTACGGGCTGGAGTGGCTGCACGCGGAGCTGCCCATGGCGCACCCCTTCACCGACGGCACCGCCGCCGTGCTGTCGAGGTCGGTCGCCGAGACGGCCGCGTCCTTCGGGCCCCGCGACGCCGGGACGTACCGAAGGCTCGTCGAGCCGTTTCTGCCCAAGTGGGACACCCTGGTCCGCGACTTCATGTCCCTGCCCCTGACCGCGCTGCCCCGCGACCCCGTCACCCTGGCCCGCTTCGGCCTCCTCGGACTGCCCCCGTCGACCCTGCTGATGCGCCGCTTCCGCGACGAGCGGGCCAAGACCCTGTTCGCCGGCCTGGTCGCGCATGTGATGGCCCCGCTCAGCGGCGTCGCCACCGGCGCCATCGGCCTGGTCTTCGCCCTCGCGGCCCACGCCCGCGGCTGGCCCGTGGCCCGCGGCGGCTCCCAGTCCATCTCCGACGCGCTCGCCGCGTACCTCAAGGACCTCGGCGGCACCCTCCACACCGACTACGAGGTCAAGCGGCTGGACGACCTGCCGCCCGCGCGGGCCTACGTCTTCGACACCTCGCCCACCGCGCTCGCCCGCATCGCCGGCTTCGGCAACTACTACGAGGGCTACCGCTACGGCCCGGGCGTCTTCAAGGTCGACTACGCCCTCGACGGTCCGGTGCCGTGGACCGCGAAGGAGGCGCGCAGCGCGGGCACCGTGCAGATCGGCGCCGACAGCGCGGAGATCGGCCGGGCTCTGCGGGCCGCGTCCCGGGAGGGCAGGGCCCCCGACAGGCCGTTCATGATCACCGTGCAGCCCAGTGTCGTGGACCCCGGCCGGGCCCCCGCGGGCAAGCACGTGTTCTGGGCCTACGGGCATGTCCCCAGCGGCTGGACCGGTGACCTCACCGACGCGCTCGAGCGCCAACTGGAGCGTTTCGCCCCGGGGTTCCGTGACCGCGTCCTCGCCCGCGCCACCGCGGGACCACCCGAACTGGCCACCCGCAACGCCAACTACATCGGCGGCGACATCGGCTCCGGCGCGGTCACCGGCCTCCAGATCATGCTGCGCCCCAAGCTCTCCCTGTTCCCCTACGGCACCCCCCACCCGGCCGTCTTCATCTGCTCCTCGGCGACCCCACCGGGTCCCGGCGTGCACGGCATGTCCGGCCACAACGCCGCGAAGGCGGTGTGGCGACGGCTCCGCCAGGAGACCTGA
- a CDS encoding inositol monophosphatase family protein yields the protein MIGDTETIDEFLDLHAGDVEEAVRKAAAAEVMPRFRRLAAHEIDQKAGPHDLVTDADRLAEQYLTEVLGALLPGSVVVGEEAVHANPASYEAIRDDTPVWIVDPVDGTRQFVHGDPGFCMLVALAKSGVLLASWTYAPARDQLATAIRGRGAFLDGERLHAGAPAPGRDLQVATSHPDYTTEDQKRGLLGLWTDGVAPRPCGSAGLEYLAVARGELDATAFSWEAAWDHAAGLLLVEEAGGTHLTLTGEPFRITGGNTLPFTAARDAATAGRVRGLLAGEG from the coding sequence ATGATCGGAGACACGGAAACCATCGACGAGTTTCTCGACCTGCACGCGGGCGACGTGGAAGAGGCGGTACGCAAGGCGGCCGCGGCCGAGGTCATGCCGCGCTTCCGGCGGCTCGCCGCGCACGAGATCGACCAGAAGGCCGGCCCGCACGACCTGGTGACGGACGCCGACCGGCTCGCCGAGCAGTACCTCACCGAGGTGCTCGGCGCCCTGCTGCCGGGCTCGGTGGTGGTCGGCGAGGAGGCGGTGCACGCCAACCCCGCCTCGTACGAGGCGATACGGGACGACACCCCGGTCTGGATCGTCGACCCCGTCGACGGAACCCGGCAGTTCGTGCACGGAGACCCCGGCTTCTGCATGCTGGTCGCCCTGGCGAAGAGCGGCGTCCTGCTGGCCTCCTGGACCTACGCGCCGGCGCGCGACCAACTCGCCACGGCGATACGGGGCCGGGGCGCGTTCCTCGACGGCGAGCGCCTGCACGCGGGCGCGCCCGCACCGGGGCGGGACCTCCAAGTGGCCACCTCCCACCCGGACTACACGACGGAGGACCAGAAGCGCGGTCTGCTGGGACTGTGGACGGACGGCGTCGCACCGCGTCCGTGCGGCTCGGCGGGCCTGGAGTATCTCGCCGTCGCCCGTGGGGAGTTGGACGCGACGGCGTTCTCCTGGGAGGCGGCCTGGGACCATGCGGCGGGCCTGCTGCTGGTCGAGGAGGCGGGCGGCACCCACCTGACCCTCACCGGCGAGCCGTTCCGCATCACGGGAGGCAACACCCTGCCCTTCACAGCGGCCCGCGACGCGGCGACAGCGGGGAGGGTGCGGGGGTTGCTGGCGGGGGAGGGGTGA
- a CDS encoding gamma-glutamyltransferase family protein translates to MSFTTRPTLQGTFGMVSSTHWLASQSAMAVLEDGGNAYDAAVAGAFVLHVVEPHLNGPAGEVPILLAPAGGEVRVLCGQGVAPAGATVAHYRGLGLELVPGTGPLAAAVPGAFDAWMLLLRDHGTKSLADVLTYAIGYAEDGHAPVENVGATVESVRELFETEWTSSAEVYLPGGKSPRPGELFRNPALAATWRRLIDEVAGAGDRVAQIDAAREVWRTGFIAEALVRQSRKPTLDTSGTHHTGTLTAADLAGWSASYEAPATYDWNGWTLCKAGPWSQGPVLLQQLALLPPELPRYGSAEYVHLLVEGCKLAMADREAWYGDAAEVPLGELLSAEYNAERRALVGDRASYELRPGSPGGREPRLSAHARVVVTDEPGFSPMGVGEPTVAKNPTSPVPGEPAVGSDGTTRGDTCHLDVVDRWGNMVAATPSGGWLQSNPVVPELGFPLGTRLQMTWLEEGLPNSLTPGRRPRTTLTPSIALRDGVPVLAFGTPGGDQQDQWQLHFFLAVALRSPVRGGLDLQGAIDAPNWHNDSFPGSFYPRGMRPGSLTVEARTSPEVVAELRRRGHDVTVGDPWSEGRLCAVARDPETGVLSAGANPRGMQGYAVGR, encoded by the coding sequence ATGTCGTTCACCACCCGGCCGACCCTCCAGGGCACCTTCGGCATGGTGTCCTCCACCCACTGGCTGGCCTCGCAGTCGGCGATGGCGGTGCTGGAGGACGGCGGCAACGCCTACGACGCCGCGGTGGCCGGGGCGTTCGTGCTGCACGTCGTCGAGCCGCATCTGAACGGCCCCGCCGGCGAGGTGCCGATCCTGCTCGCGCCGGCCGGCGGGGAGGTGCGGGTGCTGTGCGGACAGGGCGTCGCACCGGCCGGGGCGACCGTGGCCCACTACCGGGGGCTCGGCCTGGAGCTCGTGCCCGGCACCGGCCCCCTCGCCGCCGCCGTCCCCGGCGCCTTCGACGCCTGGATGCTGCTCCTGCGCGACCACGGCACCAAGTCCCTCGCCGACGTCCTCACCTACGCCATCGGGTACGCCGAGGACGGGCACGCGCCCGTGGAGAACGTCGGCGCGACGGTCGAGAGCGTGCGGGAGCTGTTCGAGACGGAGTGGACCTCGTCGGCGGAGGTCTACCTTCCGGGCGGGAAGTCCCCGCGGCCCGGCGAGCTGTTCCGCAACCCCGCCCTCGCCGCGACCTGGAGGCGGCTGATCGACGAGGTGGCGGGGGCGGGCGACCGGGTCGCGCAGATCGACGCGGCCCGCGAGGTGTGGCGTACCGGATTCATCGCCGAGGCGCTCGTACGGCAGTCGCGCAAGCCCACCCTGGACACCAGCGGCACGCACCACACCGGCACGCTCACGGCCGCCGATCTCGCCGGGTGGTCCGCGAGCTACGAGGCGCCGGCGACGTACGACTGGAACGGCTGGACCCTGTGCAAGGCCGGCCCCTGGAGCCAGGGCCCGGTGCTGCTCCAGCAGCTCGCGCTGCTGCCGCCCGAGCTGCCCCGGTACGGGTCCGCCGAGTACGTCCATCTGCTGGTCGAGGGCTGTAAGCTGGCCATGGCCGACCGGGAGGCCTGGTACGGGGACGCGGCCGAAGTACCGCTCGGGGAGCTGCTGTCGGCTGAGTACAACGCGGAGCGGCGTGCACTCGTCGGCGACCGGGCCTCGTACGAGCTGCGGCCGGGCAGTCCCGGCGGGCGGGAGCCGCGACTCAGCGCACACGCGCGCGTGGTCGTCACCGACGAGCCCGGGTTCAGCCCGATGGGGGTCGGGGAGCCGACCGTCGCGAAGAACCCCACGTCCCCCGTGCCGGGCGAGCCCGCGGTCGGGTCCGACGGCACGACCCGGGGCGACACCTGCCACCTGGACGTCGTCGACCGCTGGGGCAACATGGTGGCCGCCACGCCCAGCGGAGGCTGGCTCCAGTCCAACCCCGTCGTACCGGAACTGGGCTTCCCGCTCGGCACCCGGCTCCAGATGACCTGGCTGGAGGAGGGCCTGCCGAACTCCCTCACCCCCGGCCGCCGCCCCCGCACCACCCTCACCCCCTCCATCGCACTGCGCGACGGCGTGCCCGTCCTGGCCTTCGGCACGCCCGGTGGGGACCAGCAGGACCAGTGGCAGCTGCACTTCTTCCTCGCCGTCGCCCTGCGCTCCCCGGTCCGCGGCGGTCTCGACCTCCAGGGCGCGATCGACGCCCCGAACTGGCACAACGACAGCTTCCCCGGCTCCTTCTACCCGCGCGGCATGCGGCCGGGGAGCCTCACGGTGGAGGCCCGGACGTCTCCCGAGGTGGTGGCGGAGCTACGGCGACGGGGGCACGACGTGACGGTGGGGGACCCGTGGTCGGAGGGGCGGCTGTGCGCGGTGGCGCGGGACCCGGAGACGGGGGTGCTGTCGGCCGGGGCGAATCCGCGGGGGATGCAGGGGTATGCGGTGGGGCGGTGA